The DNA region GATCCCACATGTTCTGGCCAACACCGGGCAGCTCGACTACCGGATCGATGTTATGCTCATGAAGCGTCTCTTTTGGACCAATCCCCGACACCATCAATAGCTGAGGCGATTGAAATGCACCCGCAGAGACAATGACCTCCTTCTTGGCCGTGAGCTTGAAAGTCCCCAAGGGTCCCTGAGCTTGGACCCCGGTAGCCCTCTTGTTGTCGTCGAAAAGAATCTTTTTCGCCAGGGTGTTGCTATAGATCTTTCGGCTGGCAGGTTTGATGCTCTCTAGGAAGGACTGGGAGCTGCTCCTGGTCTCATCGCTGGGTCGGATGGTCGACGAACAGTATTGCGCGCCCATGACGGTGCCGAGATTGAAATCCTCTTGTTCTTCGATCCCGATCGCATCCATTCCCAGCTTCATCCAGGTCGAAAACGGCATCGCGTAGTTGGAATAGGACACATGCAGCGGGCCTCCTTGATCATCGAACGCGGTGGAATCGAAGTTGGCAGTAGCATTGTCGAAGCGGGTCTTCTCATTTGGTGGAGTGAATTTCACGCTCTTTTTGTAATAGGGAAGGAGGTTGTCGAAGGTGTAACTGCTGTCGTTGACGGTATTCGCCCATTGTTGCATCGACTCTATGCTGGGCCTGCAATGTTTAGTTCGCATTCCATCCTGTCAATGTTGGAGAACACTGACCTTTGGTATATCATAAAGTTCAGCGCGGACCTGCATCAATAAGTCAATTGTCTAACTCTGTCATACATTTCTGGTCATACTTACGATCCCCCGAGACACTTCCCGCGAGCATAATGGATGGCTCGTCCGTTGGCTCCCGGCTGATTCTCCGCAACAAAACCCCAGTCCACGGCCGATTTCGAATCGGGATCCGATCCAACGGGCAGAACATCTGCACCAGGGATGGCCTGGAAAGATTCCAATTGATATAGACCACCAGCCTCGACCAGAGCCACCGAGAAAGACTGTTGCGCCAGACGAGTTGCTATGACATTTCCAGCCGTTCCTCCACCAACCACGACGTAGTCAAATTCAGTGTCTCCGATCAGGTCAACCAGGTCGCGGGACTCGAGCACAGAGTCAGGATGGTTGTCAACCGGCCCTGTAACGGCGCCAACGACCACCGAGGAGGCCAGATACCCCAGAATGTGTTGATATCGCATCCTTTCTGCCAATATTGCACCGAATGACCGGGAATTTTGGTAGGTACAGCGACCGGCGATTATTATAAGACTCCCGTTTCAATTGCGAAACGACCCTCGGTTCAACCTGAGTGTCCCAATATTTGGCACTTGAAATGAGATTCGTCTGCTCGATATCCTGGTAGTTTCGTCTTCGTGACCTCTCAGCCATGacatgcaccgagcaccgtG from Aspergillus chevalieri M1 DNA, chromosome 2, nearly complete sequence includes:
- a CDS encoding GMC family oxidoreductase (CAZy:AA3;~COG:E;~EggNog:ENOG410PJ5E;~InterPro:IPR012132,IPR036188,IPR000172,IPR007867;~PFAM:PF05199,PF00732;~antiSMASH:Cluster_2.1;~go_function: GO:0016614 - oxidoreductase activity, acting on CH-OH group of donors [Evidence IEA];~go_function: GO:0050660 - flavin adenine dinucleotide binding [Evidence IEA];~go_process: GO:0055114 - oxidation-reduction process [Evidence IEA]); this translates as MRYQHILGYLASSVVVGAVTGPVDNHPDSVLESRDLVDLIGDTEFDYVVVGGGTAGNVIATRLAQQSFSVALVEAGGLYQLESFQAIPGADVLPVGSDPDSKSAVDWGFVAENQPGANGRAIHYARGKCLGGSSALNFMIYQRPSIESMQQWANTVNDSSYTFDNLLPYYKKSVKFTPPNEKTRFDNATANFDSTAFDDQGGPLHVSYSNYAMPFSTWMKLGMDAIGIEEQEDFNLGTVMGAQYCSSTIRPSDETRSSSQSFLESIKPASRKIYSNTLAKKILFDDNKRATGVQAQGPLGTFKLTAKKEVIVSAGAFQSPQLLMVSGIGPKETLHEHNIDPVVELPGVGQNMWDHPFFAPSHRVNVQTLTQTASSLLSLLKQFLDKAIPHTGPLTNPISDYLAWEKIPDSLRSKFSDSTENDLRQFPKDWPEAEYISGAGYIGNVSDLLRDQPKDGYQYASMLGVLVAPLSRGNVTLQSADTSDLPIINPNWLDSKTDQEMAIAMFKRMRQAFGSDAMAPVVIGEEYYPGKQVQSDEEILEFVKNNIMTLWHAACTCKMGTSDDRMAVVDHEAKVFGVQGLRVVDASAFPFLPPGHPQSTVYMLAEKISDLIINSEKK